A window from Chiloscyllium punctatum isolate Juve2018m chromosome 3, sChiPun1.3, whole genome shotgun sequence encodes these proteins:
- the LOC140457844 gene encoding mitoregulin, producing MRFSSVAALTYARVNMAEVSERTLQLAVVLSFTSGVIIGWQANILRRRFLDWRKRRLQSKLVETQKKLDLA from the coding sequence ATGCGCTTCTCCTCCGTCGCCGCACTGACATACGCACGGGTGAACATGGCTGAAGTATCCGAAAGGACTTTGCAACTCGCCGTTGTTTTGTCCTTCACTTCGGGGGTCATTATCGGCTGGCAGGCAAACATCCTGCGGAGGAGGTTCCTGGATTGGAGGAAGAGGCGGCTGCAATCGAAACTGGTTGAGACGCAGAAGAAATTGGACTTGGCTTGA